In a single window of the Hydrogenobaculum sp. 3684 genome:
- a CDS encoding DUF3536 domain-containing protein, translating to MQVHKYFVVHGHFYQPIRISPSLGEIDLEPSAYPYENWNKRILRECYLPNAYAHIKEDELVIDIVNNYDHISFNIGYTLLSWFEKHEPYILDILKKSSKNALALAFNHTILPLDPRFDKEIQVYWGIKTHEYYFGVKPKGMWLPECAVNYETLEVFKAFGIEYVILAPHQVSNKTSKNYGYIKLKNGNIKVFIYDGIVSAKLSFEDLLTDVKRLVDVFKQSGDIIPIVATDGETFGHHKKFGEMGLAYLSKLIPLKALNDLVEELKDFDYEFKLVENTSWSCPHGIERWRTHCGCNSGAHPDWNQYWRGPLREALEFLRQKVRENLENIAKKFKIDLKQLLFEYVDVILGVKDTEEFLKEKGIDDEEYKLAFAKLLNAYKCVQFSFSSDAWFFDDVSGVEVKHALDMAKYAIYLLKDYEDIEIPFINILQNAKGNTKERPTAKDVYIKDAKVYTLEDVASYLAIMNHYGYIKDEGYFVKFYYKISTSGNYIYVFIKDKETLEQNSFEFNIKDLDVSNMFGAFKKDITEFLIYNTIKENIKHYEELIKQIISNISHIEVLSPFIEQQKAFIEQIAKNVLLYMLKQNYDIEDIVSFYIELVNFGVNLKSVYITKEASKYLYRKAKELPNNEDEFLKILGFVKLYNKDEKDYNLMIGIWGTQNEVWAKKDLIKNKSILDALHIAY from the coding sequence ATGCAAGTCCATAAGTATTTTGTAGTTCACGGACATTTTTATCAACCTATCAGGATAAGCCCATCTTTAGGTGAAATTGATTTAGAACCATCTGCCTATCCTTATGAAAACTGGAACAAAAGAATACTTAGAGAATGTTATCTTCCAAACGCTTACGCTCATATAAAAGAAGACGAATTGGTGATAGATATAGTAAATAACTACGATCATATTAGCTTTAACATAGGTTATACGCTACTTAGCTGGTTTGAAAAGCACGAGCCTTATATTCTTGATATTCTTAAGAAAAGCTCAAAAAACGCTTTAGCTTTGGCTTTTAACCATACGATACTGCCTTTGGATCCACGGTTTGATAAAGAGATACAAGTTTATTGGGGTATAAAAACCCACGAGTATTATTTTGGTGTCAAGCCAAAGGGCATGTGGCTACCAGAGTGTGCTGTAAATTATGAGACGTTAGAAGTCTTTAAGGCTTTTGGTATAGAGTATGTCATATTGGCTCCTCATCAGGTTTCCAACAAAACTTCTAAAAACTATGGTTATATAAAATTAAAAAACGGTAATATAAAAGTTTTTATATACGATGGTATTGTCTCTGCTAAACTTTCCTTTGAAGATCTTCTTACAGATGTAAAAAGACTTGTGGATGTTTTCAAGCAATCTGGGGATATTATTCCAATAGTTGCCACTGATGGGGAAACTTTTGGTCATCACAAAAAGTTTGGTGAGATGGGACTTGCTTATCTTTCAAAGCTTATACCTTTAAAAGCTCTAAACGATCTTGTGGAAGAGCTAAAAGATTTTGATTATGAATTTAAGTTGGTAGAAAATACCTCTTGGAGTTGTCCTCACGGTATAGAGCGCTGGCGAACGCATTGTGGTTGCAACTCTGGTGCTCATCCAGATTGGAATCAGTACTGGCGCGGACCTTTGAGAGAGGCTTTAGAGTTTCTAAGACAAAAAGTCAGAGAAAATTTAGAAAATATAGCTAAAAAGTTTAAAATAGATTTAAAACAACTTTTATTTGAATACGTAGATGTTATCCTTGGTGTAAAGGATACAGAAGAGTTTTTGAAAGAAAAGGGCATTGACGATGAAGAGTATAAGCTTGCTTTTGCCAAACTTCTAAACGCCTATAAATGTGTACAGTTTTCATTCTCTTCAGATGCTTGGTTTTTTGACGATGTGTCTGGAGTTGAGGTAAAACACGCTCTTGATATGGCAAAGTACGCTATATACTTGTTAAAAGACTATGAAGATATTGAGATACCTTTTATAAACATTTTGCAAAACGCCAAAGGCAATACCAAGGAAAGACCTACCGCAAAAGATGTGTATATAAAAGATGCAAAAGTGTATACCCTTGAAGATGTAGCGTCTTATTTGGCTATTATGAATCACTACGGTTATATAAAGGACGAAGGGTATTTTGTTAAATTTTATTATAAAATCTCCACTTCTGGAAATTATATATACGTATTTATAAAAGATAAAGAAACCCTTGAGCAAAATTCTTTTGAGTTTAATATAAAAGATTTAGATGTGTCTAATATGTTTGGGGCTTTTAAAAAAGATATAACGGAGTTTTTGATATACAATACAATTAAAGAGAATATAAAGCATTACGAAGAGCTTATAAAACAAATTATCTCAAATATATCACACATAGAAGTCCTTTCTCCATTTATAGAACAGCAAAAAGCTTTTATAGAGCAAATAGCGAAGAATGTTTTACTTTATATGTTAAAACAAAACTACGATATAGAAGATATTGTTTCTTTTTATATTGAGCTTGTAAATTTTGGTGTGAATTTAAAATCTGTTTATATTACAAAAGAAGCTAGTAAATATCTATATAGAAAGGCAAAAGAGTTACCAAACAACGAAGACGAATTTTTAAAGATACTCGGTTTTGTAAAACTTTATAACAAAGATGAAAAAGATTACAATCTTATGATAGGTATATGGGGTACTCAAAATGAGGTATGGGCTAAAAAAGACCTTATAAAAAATAAATCTATCTTAGATGCACTTCACATAGCTTATTGA
- a CDS encoding type I restriction endonuclease subunit R, with product MYSKLDEEHYVENPFLAQLQQLGWKIYRQSKDNPENVKEILTFNSNGEPNYGESQKFRETFKEVILENVLAQSIKKINPWIEEDQIKEVIRKITTPQANSLLEANKEIHDLLLESTSVQENRQTGEKSPTVRFIDFKNPENNTFIAISQFKLNVPGTEKHIIPDIVLFVNGLPLVVIECKSPVISDPMNEAIKQLMRYSNRRGEKEGNEKLFYYNAFMIATFNQRAKYGTITSSPEHFYEWKDPYPYSLSDIPNIANKNPTSQDILVQGMLSKNNLLSIIRNFILFVEDDKGGIKKVAPRYQQFRTVNKIIEKIKKGKNPEEKGGIVWHTQGSGKSLTMMQTVRAFYHDPELSKFKIVFITDREQLEKQLLDTSKSVGFTVHQAKNIEHFKELLKTNTPDLIMGMVHKFREKDIEKGFPVLNTSENILVMIDEAHRTQYKLLGANLRTALPNSVKIAFTGTPIEKTELTFGQYIDKYGIRQAIEDGVTVGIIYEGRTHSAELIDEEKANVKFEEVFKYADNEEKREILGKYTWRSYLEAQEVIKEKAKDMIEHYVNNIFPNGFKAQVVAVSRLAAVRYKQALEEAIKEKIKQLEENNPTKIDIETLKRLKVAVVISKGSNNEDPNIFKDEYTNPNEHQKNIKSFKTPFNKKDESGISGDVGIIVVNQMLLTGFDAPIEQAMYLDNVIKDHNLLQAIARVNRAYEKKDCGYVVDYVGVLKNLKDSLSIYADEDIEEISRTIINKAKIKDEAKHYQNKIDEFFNKNQIPNWRDNKDDCIDLLEDKEKRNEFINLFRSFNRALDKLFPDKEALKYLPDLKLLSFIKETARNRYRDPNLSISDAPNKLRSIIEEHLISKGIDPKVPPTPILSDEFLEKLKKEETPKQRAKELEHAIYEHIENHFQEDPEFYERFSERLKDILEQYKESWENLANELESLREQLKIGRASEETFGLDPKKEMPFLGLIKKELYGKKNIAELSDKEIDALIELTKDIISLIEKETKKVDFWDSEHKQKILKGRIRDFLLEKENIFPNIYDKRNEITQKLLELAWNIHGKRN from the coding sequence ATGTATTCCAAACTTGATGAAGAACACTATGTAGAAAATCCCTTCCTTGCCCAATTACAACAGTTGGGATGGAAGATTTACAGACAAAGCAAAGATAACCCCGAAAATGTAAAAGAGATTTTAACATTCAATAGTAATGGTGAGCCTAATTACGGCGAAAGCCAAAAATTCAGAGAAACCTTTAAAGAAGTCATACTTGAAAACGTATTAGCCCAATCAATTAAAAAAATAAACCCATGGATAGAAGAAGACCAAATAAAAGAAGTAATCAGAAAAATTACAACACCACAAGCAAACTCTCTACTTGAAGCAAACAAAGAAATACACGACTTACTATTAGAAAGTACATCAGTCCAAGAAAATAGACAAACAGGAGAAAAAAGCCCAACAGTTAGATTTATAGATTTTAAAAACCCAGAAAACAATACATTTATAGCAATATCTCAATTCAAACTAAACGTACCCGGCACAGAAAAACACATAATTCCCGATATTGTGCTTTTTGTAAATGGATTGCCCCTTGTTGTAATAGAATGCAAATCCCCTGTCATATCAGACCCAATGAACGAAGCAATCAAACAGCTAATGAGATATTCAAATAGGCGAGGAGAAAAAGAAGGAAACGAAAAACTATTTTATTATAACGCTTTTATGATAGCCACATTCAACCAAAGAGCAAAATACGGCACGATCACATCAAGCCCAGAGCATTTTTATGAATGGAAAGACCCATACCCCTACTCATTATCAGACATACCAAACATTGCAAACAAAAACCCTACAAGCCAAGACATATTAGTCCAAGGAATGCTTTCAAAAAATAACCTACTAAGCATTATAAGAAATTTTATATTATTTGTTGAAGATGACAAAGGGGGCATTAAAAAAGTAGCCCCAAGATATCAACAATTTAGAACGGTCAACAAAATCATAGAAAAAATCAAAAAAGGAAAAAATCCAGAAGAAAAAGGTGGTATAGTATGGCATACACAAGGCTCAGGCAAATCCCTTACAATGATGCAAACGGTCAGAGCCTTTTATCACGACCCAGAACTTAGCAAATTCAAAATAGTGTTCATTACAGATAGAGAACAGCTTGAAAAACAACTCCTTGATACATCAAAAAGCGTTGGCTTTACAGTCCACCAAGCAAAAAATATAGAACACTTTAAAGAACTTCTAAAAACAAACACACCAGACCTAATAATGGGAATGGTGCATAAATTCAGAGAAAAAGACATTGAAAAAGGATTTCCAGTGTTAAATACATCAGAAAACATTCTTGTTATGATAGATGAAGCTCACAGAACCCAGTATAAACTACTTGGAGCAAATTTAAGAACAGCACTTCCAAACTCAGTAAAAATAGCATTTACAGGAACCCCGATAGAAAAAACAGAGCTTACATTCGGACAGTATATAGACAAATACGGAATAAGACAAGCAATAGAAGACGGCGTGACGGTAGGTATAATTTACGAAGGAAGAACCCACTCAGCAGAACTAATAGACGAAGAAAAAGCAAACGTAAAATTTGAAGAAGTTTTTAAATATGCAGACAACGAAGAAAAACGAGAAATACTTGGAAAGTATACTTGGAGATCCTACTTAGAAGCCCAAGAGGTAATAAAAGAAAAAGCAAAGGATATGATAGAGCACTATGTTAATAACATATTTCCAAACGGATTTAAAGCCCAGGTAGTAGCAGTTTCAAGGCTTGCAGCGGTAAGATACAAACAAGCCCTTGAAGAAGCAATAAAAGAAAAAATAAAACAGCTTGAAGAAAATAACCCAACCAAGATAGATATAGAAACTCTAAAAAGGCTAAAAGTAGCCGTTGTGATCTCAAAAGGCTCAAACAACGAAGACCCAAATATTTTTAAAGACGAATACACAAACCCAAACGAACATCAAAAAAACATCAAAAGCTTTAAAACACCATTTAACAAAAAAGATGAAAGCGGAATATCGGGAGACGTTGGCATAATTGTAGTAAATCAAATGCTACTAACAGGATTTGATGCACCAATAGAACAAGCAATGTATCTTGATAACGTAATAAAAGACCATAACCTTTTGCAAGCAATCGCAAGAGTAAACAGAGCATACGAAAAAAAAGATTGCGGATACGTCGTAGATTACGTAGGAGTATTAAAAAATCTAAAAGATTCTCTATCAATATACGCCGATGAAGATATTGAAGAAATAAGCAGGACAATCATAAACAAAGCTAAAATCAAAGATGAAGCTAAACACTATCAAAACAAGATAGATGAATTTTTCAATAAAAACCAAATACCAAATTGGAGAGACAATAAAGATGATTGTATAGACCTACTTGAAGATAAAGAGAAAAGAAATGAGTTTATAAACTTATTCAGAAGTTTTAACAGAGCATTAGATAAACTCTTTCCAGATAAAGAAGCTTTAAAGTATCTACCAGACCTAAAACTACTAAGCTTTATAAAAGAAACAGCAAGAAACAGATACAGAGATCCCAATTTAAGCATAAGCGATGCTCCTAACAAACTTAGGAGCATTATAGAAGAACACTTAATCTCAAAAGGAATAGACCCAAAAGTCCCACCAACCCCTATACTTAGCGATGAGTTTTTAGAAAAGCTTAAAAAAGAAGAAACGCCAAAACAAAGAGCAAAAGAGTTAGAACATGCTATCTATGAACACATAGAAAACCACTTTCAAGAAGACCCAGAATTCTATGAAAGATTTTCAGAAAGATTAAAAGATATCTTAGAGCAGTACAAAGAAAGCTGGGAAAATTTAGCAAACGAACTTGAATCTTTGAGAGAACAGCTAAAAATAGGTAGAGCCTCTGAAGAAACGTTCGGATTAGACCCAAAAAAAGAGATGCCATTCTTGGGATTAATAAAAAAAGAGCTTTACGGCAAGAAAAACATTGCAGAGCTTTCAGACAAAGAGATAGACGCTTTAATAGAACTAACAAAGGATATAATATCATTGATAGAAAAAGAAACAAAAAAAGTAGATTTTTGGGATTCCGAACATAAACAAAAAATTTTGAAAGGTCGCATAAGAGATTTTCTTCTTGAGAAAGAAAATATATTTCCTAATATTTATGACAAGAGAAATGAAATTACTCAAAAACTATTAGAGCTTGCATGGAACATACATGGCAAAAGAAATTAA
- a CDS encoding GspH/FimT family pseudopilin: protein MKSAKNSNKAFSLVEFLVVIAILAIFTYVFMGPGMRWYHQYKLYSEGQRLHSLVMEAKNYAISNSVYTSLCTTSSSLTIYNLGLYPNSSCGGNIVESYTLPSYETSYLSYTGNPGYISFDARGVSAQNGNVCVYDSYINQYYMICVSYVGIRDTSGTGICPTNC from the coding sequence ATGAAAAGCGCCAAAAACTCAAATAAAGCTTTTTCTTTGGTAGAGTTTCTTGTGGTGATAGCCATACTTGCCATCTTTACATATGTATTTATGGGGCCTGGTATGAGGTGGTATCATCAATATAAACTCTATTCTGAAGGTCAAAGGCTACATTCTCTTGTTATGGAAGCAAAAAACTATGCAATATCAAACTCGGTTTATACTTCTTTATGTACTACAAGTTCTTCTTTAACTATTTATAATTTGGGGCTTTATCCAAACTCCTCTTGTGGCGGTAATATTGTAGAGTCTTATACTTTACCCTCTTACGAGACTTCTTATCTTAGCTATACAGGAAATCCGGGTTATATATCTTTTGATGCAAGAGGTGTAAGTGCTCAAAATGGAAATGTGTGCGTTTATGATTCTTATATAAACCAATACTATATGATATGCGTGTCCTATGTTGGCATAAGGGATACGTCTGGTACTGGCATATGCCCAACTAACTGCTAA
- a CDS encoding SprT family zinc-dependent metalloprotease, producing the protein MAKEINLIVEKIIRSDRKSIAIQITDRRTIIIKAPKQATNETISKVILKNQSWIEEKIKKVQSRDPKFKEKEFVNGEGFLYLGKHYRLQITKNQEEPLILKDKYFHISESHLHKAREIFIDWYKERAFEKISERVEFYAKIKGCTYSRINITNAQRRWGSCSSLGNLNFTWRLIMAPLSVIDYVVIHELVHLEEKNHSKKFWSKVKVLMPDYEEKDRWLRENGYMLNI; encoded by the coding sequence ATGGCAAAAGAAATTAACTTAATAGTAGAAAAGATAATAAGGTCAGACAGAAAAAGTATTGCCATACAAATTACAGACAGGAGAACGATCATAATAAAAGCACCGAAGCAAGCAACCAATGAAACAATAAGCAAAGTAATTTTAAAAAATCAATCTTGGATTGAAGAAAAAATAAAAAAAGTACAATCAAGAGACCCAAAATTCAAAGAAAAAGAATTTGTAAACGGAGAAGGATTTTTATACTTAGGAAAACATTACCGTTTACAAATAACCAAAAACCAAGAAGAGCCTTTAATACTAAAAGATAAATATTTTCATATTTCAGAAAGCCATTTGCATAAAGCAAGAGAAATATTCATAGATTGGTATAAAGAAAGAGCTTTTGAAAAAATATCTGAAAGGGTAGAATTTTACGCCAAAATAAAAGGCTGTACTTATAGCAGAATAAACATAACAAACGCACAAAGAAGATGGGGTTCTTGTAGCAGCCTTGGAAATCTAAACTTTACCTGGAGGCTAATAATGGCTCCCTTGTCTGTAATAGATTATGTAGTAATTCATGAATTAGTTCACTTAGAAGAAAAAAATCACAGTAAGAAGTTTTGGAGTAAAGTAAAAGTTTTAATGCCAGACTATGAAGAAAAAGATAGATGGCTAAGAGAAAACGGGTATATGTTGAATATTTAA
- a CDS encoding TetR family transcriptional regulator has product MHKTVEEKTPQRESTKDKIIEIAAEIISQEGLRGFTAKNIATRLNITDAAIFKHFKDMNDIVQAVVKKYTGECLTAIRSIVFDRDLSIQQKIDKIMDTHMDMLEKSKGAIPVLCFEISRSNIYDNRAVVSFLENYFDLISILFHRGIEEGIIKKDLDIEEAAFTFLGLLQSRVFIWFLRGKEGSIVKDKKTLKMLFEEGLFDASP; this is encoded by the coding sequence GTGCATAAGACAGTAGAAGAAAAGACGCCTCAAAGAGAGAGCACGAAAGACAAAATAATAGAGATAGCGGCTGAGATAATTTCTCAGGAAGGTTTAAGAGGCTTTACGGCAAAAAATATAGCCACAAGGCTCAATATAACCGACGCCGCTATATTTAAGCATTTTAAAGATATGAACGATATAGTGCAAGCGGTAGTCAAAAAGTATACAGGAGAGTGTTTAACAGCTATAAGAAGTATAGTATTTGATAGAGATTTATCGATCCAGCAAAAAATAGACAAAATAATGGATACTCATATGGACATGCTTGAGAAAAGTAAAGGTGCTATTCCAGTTCTGTGCTTTGAGATATCAAGGTCAAACATATACGATAATAGAGCTGTTGTAAGTTTTTTGGAAAACTATTTTGATCTTATAAGCATCCTTTTTCATAGAGGTATTGAGGAAGGTATTATAAAAAAAGATTTAGACATAGAAGAGGCTGCCTTCACATTTTTAGGGCTTTTACAATCAAGAGTGTTTATATGGTTTTTGAGGGGGAAAGAAGGTAGCATAGTAAAAGATAAAAAAACATTGAAGATGCTATTTGAGGAGGGGTTGTTTGATGCAAGTCCATAA
- the trpB gene encoding tryptophan synthase subunit beta, which translates to MYSQPDEKGYFKEGDIAFGGRFLPETLMYALEELEYFYKKLKDDESFKNQLNYYLKDYAGRPTPLYFAQKLSDLAGAKIYLKREDLLHTGAHKINNAIGQCLLAKKMGKHRIIAETGAGQHGVATATACALLGLECVVYMGEEDVRRQRLNVFRMELLGAKVEVVTSGTKTLKDAINEALRDWVTNVETTHYVVGSVVGPHPFPMIVRDFQKVIGEETKSQIIEKEGRLPDFVIACVGGGSNSIGIFYPFIDDKEVKLIGVEAGGLGLASKKHAAPLSDGEVGILHGMKSYFMQDEEGQILGTHSVSAGLDYPGVGPEHAFLKATKRATYIYATDEEALEGFKLLAKTEGIIPALESSHAVIKAIDIAKENPGSLMIINLSGRGDKDVNQIFDMFKGGI; encoded by the coding sequence ATGTATAGTCAACCGGACGAAAAAGGTTATTTTAAAGAAGGAGATATAGCTTTTGGTGGAAGGTTTTTACCTGAAACGTTGATGTATGCTCTTGAAGAGCTTGAATATTTTTATAAAAAACTCAAAGACGATGAGTCTTTTAAAAATCAACTAAATTATTACCTAAAAGATTACGCTGGAAGGCCAACTCCTCTTTATTTTGCCCAAAAACTTTCCGATCTTGCCGGTGCTAAGATATATCTTAAAAGAGAAGATTTGCTTCATACAGGAGCGCATAAGATAAACAACGCTATAGGGCAATGTCTTTTGGCTAAAAAGATGGGTAAACACCGTATTATAGCTGAGACAGGTGCAGGACAGCACGGTGTGGCTACGGCTACCGCTTGTGCGTTGCTTGGTCTTGAGTGCGTTGTTTATATGGGTGAAGAAGACGTTAGGCGTCAGAGGTTAAATGTTTTCAGAATGGAGCTTTTAGGTGCAAAGGTAGAAGTGGTGACTTCTGGTACAAAAACTTTGAAAGATGCCATCAATGAAGCGTTGAGAGATTGGGTTACAAACGTTGAAACCACTCATTATGTAGTTGGTTCTGTAGTAGGCCCACATCCTTTTCCTATGATAGTGAGAGATTTTCAAAAGGTAATAGGAGAAGAGACAAAGTCTCAAATAATAGAAAAAGAGGGAAGACTTCCTGATTTTGTCATAGCCTGTGTAGGTGGTGGTTCGAACTCCATAGGCATTTTTTACCCTTTTATTGATGATAAAGAGGTTAAGCTTATAGGTGTTGAAGCGGGTGGGCTTGGTCTTGCTAGTAAAAAACATGCGGCACCTTTATCGGACGGTGAAGTGGGAATACTTCATGGCATGAAATCTTACTTTATGCAGGATGAAGAAGGTCAAATATTGGGTACTCATTCTGTATCTGCTGGTCTTGATTATCCTGGTGTGGGTCCTGAGCATGCTTTCTTAAAAGCTACGAAAAGAGCTACATACATATATGCTACTGACGAAGAGGCGCTGGAGGGTTTTAAGCTTTTAGCAAAAACAGAAGGTATAATACCTGCTTTGGAATCTTCTCATGCTGTTATAAAGGCTATAGATATTGCCAAAGAAAACCCCGGTTCTTTAATGATAATAAACCTCTCCGGTAGAGGCGATAAGGATGTAAATCAGATATTTGATATGTTTAAAGGTGGCATTTAG
- a CDS encoding HU family DNA-binding protein has translation MRKKDLLNQVMIKLQKQDTKLKKRDVARIINMFLDILEDTIVSKKENKIQLSGFGTFYIKERKPRIGRNPKTGDLYKIPIRYSLTFKPSQNFILQVNHKKKV, from the coding sequence ATGAGAAAGAAAGATTTGTTAAATCAAGTTATGATAAAGTTGCAAAAACAAGATACTAAACTAAAAAAAAGAGATGTGGCCCGTATCATAAATATGTTTTTAGATATATTAGAAGATACCATTGTGTCAAAAAAGGAAAATAAGATTCAGCTTTCTGGTTTTGGGACTTTTTATATAAAAGAAAGAAAACCCCGCATAGGAAGAAATCCAAAAACTGGTGACTTGTATAAGATACCTATAAGGTATAGCCTCACTTTCAAACCAAGTCAAAATTTTATATTGCAAGTAAACCACAAGAAAAAAGTCTAA
- a CDS encoding nucleotidyltransferase family protein → MNRDIQAILQERKNYLVEKFGVIEIAIFGSYARGEQGKDSDVDLIVDFKEGWKTFDNYMNLKFYLEELFGKKVDLVIKSAINPRIKPFIIEEAIYV, encoded by the coding sequence ATGAACAGAGATATACAAGCAATTTTACAAGAACGTAAAAATTATTTAGTAGAAAAGTTTGGAGTAATTGAAATTGCTATCTTTGGCTCCTATGCAAGAGGTGAACAAGGCAAGGATAGTGATGTAGATCTCATAGTTGATTTTAAAGAAGGCTGGAAAACTTTTGATAATTACATGAATTTAAAATTCTACCTTGAAGAACTTTTTGGTAAAAAGGTTGACCTTGTGATTAAATCGGCTATAAATCCCCGCATAAAACCTTTCATCATTGAGGAAGCTATATATGTCTAA
- the rpmA gene encoding 50S ribosomal protein L27, with protein sequence MASKASGGSTRNGRDSNSKRLGVKAFGGQFVKAGSIIIRQRGTKVHPGKNVGLGSDYTIFALKDGIVKFEEKGKKKFVSIEPVEASA encoded by the coding sequence ATGGCATCAAAGGCAAGTGGTGGTTCAACAAGAAACGGTAGAGATAGTAATTCAAAGCGCCTTGGTGTTAAGGCTTTTGGTGGACAGTTTGTAAAAGCTGGTTCTATTATAATCCGTCAAAGAGGTACCAAGGTGCACCCAGGTAAAAACGTGGGTCTTGGATCCGACTATACTATCTTTGCTCTCAAAGACGGTATAGTAAAGTTTGAAGAGAAAGGTAAAAAGAAGTTTGTCAGCATAGAGCCGGTAGAAGCAAGTGCATAA
- the rplU gene encoding 50S ribosomal protein L21, which yields MYAVIETGSKQYVVKEGDVLKVEKLPFGENEEIELPALSIVKDGAVKFGGKVKAKVLSTAKDKKVLIFKHLPKKHSKKLRGHRQFYTKISILSIGE from the coding sequence ATGTATGCTGTTATAGAAACTGGTTCAAAACAGTACGTAGTTAAAGAGGGCGATGTTTTAAAGGTGGAAAAGCTTCCTTTTGGAGAAAACGAGGAGATAGAACTTCCAGCTTTAAGCATAGTAAAAGACGGTGCTGTTAAGTTTGGCGGTAAGGTGAAAGCAAAAGTTTTATCTACTGCTAAAGATAAGAAGGTGCTTATTTTCAAGCATCTTCCAAAGAAACATTCTAAGAAACTAAGAGGACACAGGCAGTTTTATACAAAAATCTCTATACTATCTATAGGAGAGTGA
- a CDS encoding sodium/calcium exchanger membrane region, producing the protein MDFILIVVYMILIYVLAEIIVNAIDVLSHELKIPEGISSSVIASLVTTLPEFLVPLISFLKGSVDTTHIGLGSIFGGPMFLSMFGFGFMLLVIEAKYKRFKDLYDLTNILFFLFAFNIALLANFLSFKKPLVLLFLIIYAYFVYIQFKSRKTKDEEENEKLFFSIFFSKLGIKDYTKTLAVVQGLLVIFTLPFVIDGLVLSIEGIAHSLGWDAYKSAIVFSPLATELPELSNAFIWARKGRIKSSIGNIVGSLVFQSCMPVSLGLWFTDWRIPNMLMVGGFLSILSTLIFSLSISKAINLRIGIIFIIFIIVLYFLYIL; encoded by the coding sequence ATGGATTTTATCCTTATAGTAGTTTACATGATTTTAATATACGTATTGGCGGAAATTATTGTAAATGCTATAGATGTTTTGTCTCACGAGTTAAAAATTCCAGAGGGCATTAGCTCTTCTGTGATAGCATCTTTGGTGACTACGTTGCCGGAGTTTTTGGTGCCACTTATATCTTTTCTAAAGGGTTCTGTGGATACCACCCATATCGGTCTTGGTTCTATATTCGGTGGGCCTATGTTTCTTAGTATGTTTGGTTTTGGTTTTATGCTTTTGGTGATAGAAGCCAAATATAAGAGATTTAAAGACTTGTACGACTTGACAAACATACTATTTTTCTTGTTTGCTTTTAATATAGCCTTATTGGCTAATTTTCTATCCTTTAAAAAACCTCTTGTGTTGTTGTTTCTGATAATCTATGCGTATTTTGTATATATTCAGTTTAAAAGCCGTAAAACTAAAGACGAAGAAGAGAATGAAAAACTTTTTTTCTCTATTTTTTTCTCTAAACTTGGAATAAAAGACTATACCAAAACACTTGCCGTAGTTCAAGGTTTGTTGGTGATTTTCACGCTTCCTTTTGTAATAGATGGGCTTGTGCTAAGTATAGAGGGTATAGCTCATTCACTTGGATGGGATGCTTACAAAAGCGCTATAGTGTTTTCTCCCCTTGCCACAGAACTTCCAGAACTTTCAAACGCTTTTATCTGGGCTAGAAAAGGAAGGATAAAGTCTTCTATAGGCAACATCGTGGGGTCTTTGGTTTTTCAATCTTGTATGCCGGTGAGCTTGGGTCTGTGGTTTACCGATTGGCGTATACCAAATATGCTTATGGTGGGTGGGTTTCTTAGTATTTTGAGTACTTTGATATTTTCTCTTAGTATATCAAAAGCTATAAATCTTAGAATTGGTATCATATTTATAATTTTCATAATTGTGTTATACTTTTTATATATATTATGA